In Dysidea avara chromosome 3, odDysAvar1.4, whole genome shotgun sequence, a single window of DNA contains:
- the LOC136249291 gene encoding protein NLRC3-like isoform X1, protein MAEGRTVNCSPEYHKRKPKMKELIRYSTKISKCWKNVALELDLSEDKVDTIDLDGSTVEDKCYNMFRTWLRISDNPEPCWCRVVNAFELAGIPSVAKEVKEAYLVPSGYFPGEYNLDNGPSRSSFSSADNSKPSLEDLEKYLTSNYAIHWRIIGWYMKVDDQQIAAIEKEHHGDPNKCCNAVLCRGFQAGEGISWEQVIQCIFNIHTFWGDNQVSNPEKLLHESTELPPIIGTLGEYYHDLYKEMRCVPENAEWPPNQFKLRVSVALIHYKGGRTQKELLEIAKRYEKGAFAVDDMVSSNPPAKRQRFDDHVLKVTKDITDIFTADSADHASNLTCKPPKHVLIEGAPGIGKTVLAKEIAFLWANNALLNEITVLFLFFLRDPRLWEITTVTQLIQYLTIGSTLDDDEVNKCALALLHCKGFQIGFVFDGFDEYPRQNNNQFIIDLISGKIFPKSVVVCTSRPTATLFFHDIADKRIEILGFAREERKRYIALSLPDSPQKRDELDKYLKENPIIDNLCFIPLHLAILVYLFQQGSLPETLTELNESFIVHTIYRNMERHGMNIFGIVNGVRDLPIQVFNIICKLSQLAYVGLKDRRLVFTTDEIKQTCPEIFCQSHAINGFGLLQAVQHYPQTGAGSTTSFNFVHFTMQEFLAAFHVSRLSDDEQSALLNKTFWGGYFEYMWVMYVGIIGMNSSVFENFIASYKIQTNSDIAFNFQEDKVKCLHLFQCYAEAKSKEIPKMITSIFADGNIIFNNASFFHHNFLSVISFMSKSNLQLKSFGLDCCIIDRESLCSLKQFIIDNAAKVSTLQYVNLQGVLTSPWGVFCAAIKHTLVDSLMLCGGSEPRELEDYNIELRNSLQGNNTLKSLTLCDFKSFDLHPVRNAIIETMNLVSALNISTRTIVVEEINVAKKVLTSTSHPKLLSGVLTVNVLHNEMSKCTPELLDLSGQTSMTYQICYVAFGVLNNITVKMLDVSSCEMTDEGASLIKDCLHNNSTMIELNISKNQISGLVIGEIIKIKSSLFKLNVSQNNIGSHGAKHIGDAIKVNNTLQELEMFYNQIGTKGACHIAEGLLVNHSIQKLDVSINEIHDDGAIAICSCLRNNETLQFLNISWNKVTDKGAEEIAQLIRQFVKLRVLGMSGNRITSEGLVCFLDKIQTNSSLMTLFVRYNNVTKSGLVEISQCIKKHELSLAVYTTWNDVVMYHKQVVIKSSYHGYNLNPNSDPTDISKYADGYVWLIEYLEDKDYAMLLLSTCLKDNSTLLELNLSKLEVTTEGARQIAAALKVNKTLQKLDISSHYIHNDGAIAI, encoded by the exons ATGGCGGAAGGGAGAACAGTGAACTGTTCCCCAG AGTATCATAAAAGGAAACCAAAGATGAAAGAACTCATCAGATATTCTACAAAGATTTCTAAATGCTGGAAGAATGTTGCACTGGAATTGGACCTCTCAGAAGACAAAGTAGACACTATTGATTTGGATGGTTCTACTGTTGAAGACAAATGTTACAACATGTTTCGCACATGGCTTAGGATATCTGATAATCCAGAGCCATGTTGGTGCCGAGTTGTCAATGCCTTTGAACTTGCTGGAATACCAAGTGTTGCTAAAGAAGTAAAAGAAGCTTATTTGG TCCCTAGTGGATATTTCCCAGGAGAGTATAACCTTGATAATGGTCCTTCCAGGAGTAGCTTTTCATCTGCAG ACAACAGTAAGCCATCTTTAGAAgatcttgaaaaatatttaacatCAAATTATGCAATCCATTGGAGAATTATTGGATGGTATATGAAAGTTGATGACCAGCAAATTGCAGCCATAGAGAAAGAACATCATGGTGATCCTAATAAATGCTGTAATGCAGTATTGTGTAGAGGTTTTCAAGCTGGTGAAGGAATTTCTTGGGAGCAGGTTATACAGTGCATTTTTAATATCCACACATTTTGGGGTGATAATCAAGTTTCAAATCCAGAGAAATTGTTACATGAATCAACAG AACTACCACCAATAATTGGTACTCTGGGAGAGTACTATCATGACCTCTACAAGGAAATGAGATGTGTTCCTGAAAATGCAGAATGGCCCCCTAATCAGTTCAAGTTACGTGTTAGTGTTGCTTTGATACACTATAAAGGAGGACGAACACAAAAAGAACTCCTAGAAATAGCTAAACGTTATGAAAAAGGTGCATTTGCAGTGGATGATATGGTATCATCAAATCCACCAGCTAAGCGACAACGTTTTGATGATCACGTGCTCAAAGTAACCAAAGACATCACTGATATATTTACAGCAGATTCTGCTGATCATGCATCAAATCTTACTTGCAAGCCACCAAAACATGTTCTAATTGAAGGCGCTCCTGGCATAGGGAAGACTGTACTAGCTAAGGAAATTGCATTTCTTTGGGCTAACAATGCATTACTAAATGAGATTACAGTTTTATTCTTATTTTTTCTTCGTGATCCAAGGCTATGGGAAATCACAACTGTAACACAGCTAATTCAGTACTTAACTATTGGTAGCActcttgatgatgatgaagtaAACAAGTGTGCTCTAGCACTGTTGCACTGTAAAGGGTTTCAAATAGGGTTTGTCTTTGATGGCTTTGATGAGTATCCTCGACAGAATAACAACCAATTTATCATAGACCTCATTTCTGGAAAAATTTTCCCTAAATCAGTAGTGGTTTGTACCTCACGACCAACTGCAACACTATTTTTTCATGACATTGCTGATAAAAGAATTGAAATTCTTGGGTTTGCTAGAGAAGAGCGAAAGCGATACATTGCACTTTCTCTCCCAGATTCACCTCAAAAGAGGGATGAACTAGACAAGTACCTTAAAGAAAATCCTATCATTGATAATCTTTGCTTTATCCCACTACATTTAGCAATTCTTGTGTACCTCTTTCAGCAGGGTAGTTTGCCTGAAACACTAACAGAATTGAATGAATCCTTTATTGTCCATACAATATATAGAAACATGGAACGACATGGAATGAATATATTTGGCATCGTAAATGGTGTGAGAGATTTGCCAATTCAAGTTTTCAATATTATATGCAAACTGTCACAGTTAGCATATGTAGGATTGAAAGACCGTCGGTTAGTATTCACAACTGATGAGATAAAACAAACTTGTCCTGAAATTTTTTGCCAATCACATGCTATCAATGGATTTGGTTTGCTTCAAGCAGTGCAGCACTATCCTCAAACTGGAGCTGGTAGCACGACATCCTTTAATTTTGTGCATTTCACCATGCAAGAATTTTTAGCTGCCTTTCATGTCTCAAGACTCTCAGATGATGAGCAATCAGCTTTACTAAATAAAACATTTTGGGGAGGCTACTTTGAGTATATGTGGGTAATGTATGTAGGAATTATTGGGATGAATTCTTCAGTGTTTGAGAATTTTATTGCTTCCTATAAAATTCAGACTAACTCAGACATTGCTTTTAATTTTCAGGAAGACAAAGTAAAGTGTTTACATTTATTTCAATGCTATGCTGAAGCTAAAAGCAAAGAAATACCAAAAATGATAACTTCAATTTTTGCTGATGGTAATATTATCTTTAACAATGCATCATTTTTTCATCACAATTTTTTATCAGTTATTTCTTTTATGTCTAAATCAAATTTACAATTGAAGTCATTTGGATTAGACTGTTGTATTATTGACAGAGAATCATTATGTAGTCTGAAACAATTTATCATTGACAATGCAGCCAAAGTATCAACACTGCAATATGTCAATCTTCAAGGTGTTCTCACATCTCCATGGGGCGTGTTTTGTGCTGCTATTAAACACACTTTAGTTGATAGTTTAATGCTGTGTGGAGGATCTGAGCCACGTGAACTCGAGGATTACAATATTGAACTTAGAAATAGTCTGCAAGGAAATAATACCTTAAAATCATTGACACTGTGTGATTTTAAATCATTTGACTTGCATCCTGTTAGAAATGCCATAATAGAAACTATGAATTTAGTAAGCGCACTAAACATTTCTACTAGAACAATTGTGGTGGAAGAAATCAATGTAGCTAAGAAAGTTTTAACAAGCACAAGTCATCCTAAACTTTTAAGTGGTGTTTTAACTGTAAATGTGTTACATAATGAAATGAGTAAGTGCACACCTGAATTGTTGGATCTTTCTGGTCAAACTTCTATGACATATCAAATATGTTATGTAGCATTTGGTGTACTCAATAACATAACTGTAAAAATGCTAGATGTTTCATCCTGTGAAATGACTGATGAGGGCGCTAGTTTAATAAAAGATTGCTTGCATAACAATAGCACGATGATTGAGTTAAATATATCCAAGAATCAAATTTCGGGCCTGGTCATTGGTGAAATCATAAAAATAAAGTCATCTTTGTTTAAGTTAAATGTTTCACAGAACAACATAGGAAGTCATGGAGCTAAACACATTGGTGATGCTATTAAGGTTAATAACACATTGCAAGAGCTTGAAATGTTCTACAACCAAATTGGTACTAAAGGGGCATGTCATATTGCTGAAGGACTTCTTGTCAACCATTCAATACAGAAGCTTGATGTTTCTATCAATGAAATACATGATGATGGTGCAATAGCCATATGTAGTTGCCTTAGAAATAATGAGACTTTACAATTCTTGAACATTTCATGGAATAAAGTAACTGATAAAGGGGCTGAAGAAATAGCCCAATTGATTAGACAATTTGTAAAGTTGCGTGTACTTGGTATGTCTGGTAATCGTATTACTAGCGAAGGTCTAGTTTGCTTTCTTGATAAAATCCAGACAAATTCATCATTAATGACTTTATTTGTTAGGTACAACAATGTCACTAAAAGTGGACTAGTTGAAATTAGTCAGTGTATTAAAAAACATGAATTATCACTAGCAGTTTACACAACATGGAATGATGTAGTTATGTATCATAAACAAGTTGTCATTAAGTCAAGTTATCATGGTTATAACTTAAATCCAAATTCGGATCCAACTGACATTTCTAAATATGCCGATGGTTATGTGTGGCTGATTGAATATCTTGAAGACAAAGATTATGCCATGTTGCTTCTTAGTACATGTCTAAAAGATAATTCCACGTTGCTAGAGCTCAATTTATCTAAACTTGAAGTCACAACAGAAGGAGCAAGACAAATAGCAGCAGCCCTTAAGGTCAATAAAACACTGCAAAAGCTTGATATCTCATCTCACTATATTCATAATGATGGTGCTATAGCTATCTGA
- the LOC136249291 gene encoding protein NLRC3-like isoform X2 translates to MAEGRTVNCSPDNSKPSLEDLEKYLTSNYAIHWRIIGWYMKVDDQQIAAIEKEHHGDPNKCCNAVLCRGFQAGEGISWEQVIQCIFNIHTFWGDNQVSNPEKLLHESTELPPIIGTLGEYYHDLYKEMRCVPENAEWPPNQFKLRVSVALIHYKGGRTQKELLEIAKRYEKGAFAVDDMVSSNPPAKRQRFDDHVLKVTKDITDIFTADSADHASNLTCKPPKHVLIEGAPGIGKTVLAKEIAFLWANNALLNEITVLFLFFLRDPRLWEITTVTQLIQYLTIGSTLDDDEVNKCALALLHCKGFQIGFVFDGFDEYPRQNNNQFIIDLISGKIFPKSVVVCTSRPTATLFFHDIADKRIEILGFAREERKRYIALSLPDSPQKRDELDKYLKENPIIDNLCFIPLHLAILVYLFQQGSLPETLTELNESFIVHTIYRNMERHGMNIFGIVNGVRDLPIQVFNIICKLSQLAYVGLKDRRLVFTTDEIKQTCPEIFCQSHAINGFGLLQAVQHYPQTGAGSTTSFNFVHFTMQEFLAAFHVSRLSDDEQSALLNKTFWGGYFEYMWVMYVGIIGMNSSVFENFIASYKIQTNSDIAFNFQEDKVKCLHLFQCYAEAKSKEIPKMITSIFADGNIIFNNASFFHHNFLSVISFMSKSNLQLKSFGLDCCIIDRESLCSLKQFIIDNAAKVSTLQYVNLQGVLTSPWGVFCAAIKHTLVDSLMLCGGSEPRELEDYNIELRNSLQGNNTLKSLTLCDFKSFDLHPVRNAIIETMNLVSALNISTRTIVVEEINVAKKVLTSTSHPKLLSGVLTVNVLHNEMSKCTPELLDLSGQTSMTYQICYVAFGVLNNITVKMLDVSSCEMTDEGASLIKDCLHNNSTMIELNISKNQISGLVIGEIIKIKSSLFKLNVSQNNIGSHGAKHIGDAIKVNNTLQELEMFYNQIGTKGACHIAEGLLVNHSIQKLDVSINEIHDDGAIAICSCLRNNETLQFLNISWNKVTDKGAEEIAQLIRQFVKLRVLGMSGNRITSEGLVCFLDKIQTNSSLMTLFVRYNNVTKSGLVEISQCIKKHELSLAVYTTWNDVVMYHKQVVIKSSYHGYNLNPNSDPTDISKYADGYVWLIEYLEDKDYAMLLLSTCLKDNSTLLELNLSKLEVTTEGARQIAAALKVNKTLQKLDISSHYIHNDGAIAI, encoded by the exons ATGGCGGAAGGGAGAACAGTGAACTGTTCCCCAG ACAACAGTAAGCCATCTTTAGAAgatcttgaaaaatatttaacatCAAATTATGCAATCCATTGGAGAATTATTGGATGGTATATGAAAGTTGATGACCAGCAAATTGCAGCCATAGAGAAAGAACATCATGGTGATCCTAATAAATGCTGTAATGCAGTATTGTGTAGAGGTTTTCAAGCTGGTGAAGGAATTTCTTGGGAGCAGGTTATACAGTGCATTTTTAATATCCACACATTTTGGGGTGATAATCAAGTTTCAAATCCAGAGAAATTGTTACATGAATCAACAG AACTACCACCAATAATTGGTACTCTGGGAGAGTACTATCATGACCTCTACAAGGAAATGAGATGTGTTCCTGAAAATGCAGAATGGCCCCCTAATCAGTTCAAGTTACGTGTTAGTGTTGCTTTGATACACTATAAAGGAGGACGAACACAAAAAGAACTCCTAGAAATAGCTAAACGTTATGAAAAAGGTGCATTTGCAGTGGATGATATGGTATCATCAAATCCACCAGCTAAGCGACAACGTTTTGATGATCACGTGCTCAAAGTAACCAAAGACATCACTGATATATTTACAGCAGATTCTGCTGATCATGCATCAAATCTTACTTGCAAGCCACCAAAACATGTTCTAATTGAAGGCGCTCCTGGCATAGGGAAGACTGTACTAGCTAAGGAAATTGCATTTCTTTGGGCTAACAATGCATTACTAAATGAGATTACAGTTTTATTCTTATTTTTTCTTCGTGATCCAAGGCTATGGGAAATCACAACTGTAACACAGCTAATTCAGTACTTAACTATTGGTAGCActcttgatgatgatgaagtaAACAAGTGTGCTCTAGCACTGTTGCACTGTAAAGGGTTTCAAATAGGGTTTGTCTTTGATGGCTTTGATGAGTATCCTCGACAGAATAACAACCAATTTATCATAGACCTCATTTCTGGAAAAATTTTCCCTAAATCAGTAGTGGTTTGTACCTCACGACCAACTGCAACACTATTTTTTCATGACATTGCTGATAAAAGAATTGAAATTCTTGGGTTTGCTAGAGAAGAGCGAAAGCGATACATTGCACTTTCTCTCCCAGATTCACCTCAAAAGAGGGATGAACTAGACAAGTACCTTAAAGAAAATCCTATCATTGATAATCTTTGCTTTATCCCACTACATTTAGCAATTCTTGTGTACCTCTTTCAGCAGGGTAGTTTGCCTGAAACACTAACAGAATTGAATGAATCCTTTATTGTCCATACAATATATAGAAACATGGAACGACATGGAATGAATATATTTGGCATCGTAAATGGTGTGAGAGATTTGCCAATTCAAGTTTTCAATATTATATGCAAACTGTCACAGTTAGCATATGTAGGATTGAAAGACCGTCGGTTAGTATTCACAACTGATGAGATAAAACAAACTTGTCCTGAAATTTTTTGCCAATCACATGCTATCAATGGATTTGGTTTGCTTCAAGCAGTGCAGCACTATCCTCAAACTGGAGCTGGTAGCACGACATCCTTTAATTTTGTGCATTTCACCATGCAAGAATTTTTAGCTGCCTTTCATGTCTCAAGACTCTCAGATGATGAGCAATCAGCTTTACTAAATAAAACATTTTGGGGAGGCTACTTTGAGTATATGTGGGTAATGTATGTAGGAATTATTGGGATGAATTCTTCAGTGTTTGAGAATTTTATTGCTTCCTATAAAATTCAGACTAACTCAGACATTGCTTTTAATTTTCAGGAAGACAAAGTAAAGTGTTTACATTTATTTCAATGCTATGCTGAAGCTAAAAGCAAAGAAATACCAAAAATGATAACTTCAATTTTTGCTGATGGTAATATTATCTTTAACAATGCATCATTTTTTCATCACAATTTTTTATCAGTTATTTCTTTTATGTCTAAATCAAATTTACAATTGAAGTCATTTGGATTAGACTGTTGTATTATTGACAGAGAATCATTATGTAGTCTGAAACAATTTATCATTGACAATGCAGCCAAAGTATCAACACTGCAATATGTCAATCTTCAAGGTGTTCTCACATCTCCATGGGGCGTGTTTTGTGCTGCTATTAAACACACTTTAGTTGATAGTTTAATGCTGTGTGGAGGATCTGAGCCACGTGAACTCGAGGATTACAATATTGAACTTAGAAATAGTCTGCAAGGAAATAATACCTTAAAATCATTGACACTGTGTGATTTTAAATCATTTGACTTGCATCCTGTTAGAAATGCCATAATAGAAACTATGAATTTAGTAAGCGCACTAAACATTTCTACTAGAACAATTGTGGTGGAAGAAATCAATGTAGCTAAGAAAGTTTTAACAAGCACAAGTCATCCTAAACTTTTAAGTGGTGTTTTAACTGTAAATGTGTTACATAATGAAATGAGTAAGTGCACACCTGAATTGTTGGATCTTTCTGGTCAAACTTCTATGACATATCAAATATGTTATGTAGCATTTGGTGTACTCAATAACATAACTGTAAAAATGCTAGATGTTTCATCCTGTGAAATGACTGATGAGGGCGCTAGTTTAATAAAAGATTGCTTGCATAACAATAGCACGATGATTGAGTTAAATATATCCAAGAATCAAATTTCGGGCCTGGTCATTGGTGAAATCATAAAAATAAAGTCATCTTTGTTTAAGTTAAATGTTTCACAGAACAACATAGGAAGTCATGGAGCTAAACACATTGGTGATGCTATTAAGGTTAATAACACATTGCAAGAGCTTGAAATGTTCTACAACCAAATTGGTACTAAAGGGGCATGTCATATTGCTGAAGGACTTCTTGTCAACCATTCAATACAGAAGCTTGATGTTTCTATCAATGAAATACATGATGATGGTGCAATAGCCATATGTAGTTGCCTTAGAAATAATGAGACTTTACAATTCTTGAACATTTCATGGAATAAAGTAACTGATAAAGGGGCTGAAGAAATAGCCCAATTGATTAGACAATTTGTAAAGTTGCGTGTACTTGGTATGTCTGGTAATCGTATTACTAGCGAAGGTCTAGTTTGCTTTCTTGATAAAATCCAGACAAATTCATCATTAATGACTTTATTTGTTAGGTACAACAATGTCACTAAAAGTGGACTAGTTGAAATTAGTCAGTGTATTAAAAAACATGAATTATCACTAGCAGTTTACACAACATGGAATGATGTAGTTATGTATCATAAACAAGTTGTCATTAAGTCAAGTTATCATGGTTATAACTTAAATCCAAATTCGGATCCAACTGACATTTCTAAATATGCCGATGGTTATGTGTGGCTGATTGAATATCTTGAAGACAAAGATTATGCCATGTTGCTTCTTAGTACATGTCTAAAAGATAATTCCACGTTGCTAGAGCTCAATTTATCTAAACTTGAAGTCACAACAGAAGGAGCAAGACAAATAGCAGCAGCCCTTAAGGTCAATAAAACACTGCAAAAGCTTGATATCTCATCTCACTATATTCATAATGATGGTGCTATAGCTATCTGA
- the LOC136248313 gene encoding leucine-rich repeat-containing protein 74A-like, giving the protein MARTKINNDGIEHVLNALQANTSLLKLDVSDNSLRRRFTSHFAISNYIQTNATLQELSLSSTNISDEMEEIINALNVNTTLQKLVISNNYCYRLGTIISDRLKSNCTLVELDVSHCGIYASEVKKIVERLQASTTVQKLNLSSHYSSNDGVSICDCFELNSSLKKLNLTNIKLDDNEAKLIGTHIIQFNTTLEQLNISHNQLSYEAVEIVTLLPIRKGAFLNPKGAVPNSKDAVPNPNGAVPNPKGAVPNPKGAVLNPKGVF; this is encoded by the exons ATGGCAAGaactaaaattaataatgatggAATTGAGCATGTTTTGAATGCTCTACAAGCAAATACAAGTCTACTAAAACTTGATGTTTCTGATAATTCATTACGACGTCGCTTTACTAGTCACTTTGCCATTTCAAACTACATACAGACTAATGCAACACTACAAGAACTCTCTTTGTCTTCCACTAATATTTCTGATGAGATGGAGGAAATAATAAATGCATTGAATgtaaacactacactacaaaagTTAGTCATTtctaataattattgttaccGCTTGGGAACCATCATCAGTGATCGTCTGAAGAGTAATTGTACACTTGTAGAACTTGATGTATCACACTGTGGTATTTATGCTTCTGAAGTGAAAAAAATTGTTGAGAGACTACAGGCTTCTACAACAGTGCAGAAACTAAATTTGTCATCCCATTATTCATCTAATGATGGAGTTAGTATTTGTGATTGCTTTGAATTGAACAGCTCTTTAAAGAAGCTTAATTTAACCAACATTAAATTAGATGATAACGAAGCTAAGCTAATTGGTACTCATATTATTCAGTTCAATACTACACTTGAGCAGCTAAATATCTCACACAACCAACTGTCCTATGAAGCAGTAGAAATTGTTA CGCTTCTTCCTATTCGTAAGGGCGCTTTTCTTAATCCCAAGGGCGCTGTTCCTAATTCCAAGgacgctgttcctaatcctaatggcgctgttcctaatcctaagggagctgttcctaatcctaagggcgCTGTTCTTAATCCTAAAGGCGTTTTCTAA